A region from the Negativicutes bacterium genome encodes:
- a CDS encoding helix-turn-helix transcriptional regulator codes for MSEFSDYFKAILTSKKINIYNLALQADVDRSTIHKVASGSRIPNRAFLEKLLRYLPVTPIEKKLLLEKHQICCDGPDIYERRKKVKAIISDLMQLSLSHNTVSFSFHHSEDRLQILRGTQSIRLAIKEMVEREAYTHSNPKILMKVPPCELIDIPVIATTCADGPEKVDWLHIVGFDSENSLINQNENLELLKSILPYCFLDNLHYQPYYFYETKEHKEDEMQTLPFFIITSEYLLQLNYDFKSALLTKNSKIIEYYTDEFFRIQKNTLPLSTRKDNAISIVQYFIDILQSSNGSICFYEHSPNFSCVMDEAFVRRRIREDMINRDQVVENVAVRFNLIRNRREKFHTYFTLDGLNKFCQTGVVVNTIPKYDLPYSIEDRLYLLNHFIEEAEKRTICARLLTPSMSDISESISITSFGRDGLNIAAYNLPDEEMRASYITEANLTAAFQDYLLWLEGTDLILSEEESIKILRTSRDNLTMRKQ; via the coding sequence ATGTCTGAGTTTAGCGATTACTTTAAAGCAATCCTGACTTCAAAGAAAATTAATATTTATAACCTGGCTCTTCAGGCGGATGTTGACCGTTCAACCATTCATAAAGTTGCTTCAGGAAGTCGCATCCCAAATAGAGCATTCTTAGAAAAGCTTTTGCGTTATTTACCCGTTACTCCTATAGAAAAAAAACTGCTTCTGGAAAAACACCAAATTTGCTGCGATGGGCCGGACATCTATGAAAGGCGCAAAAAAGTAAAAGCAATTATTTCGGACTTAATGCAATTAAGTTTAAGCCATAACACCGTCAGCTTCTCTTTCCATCATTCCGAGGATAGATTGCAAATTTTGCGGGGAACCCAATCGATTCGTTTAGCCATTAAGGAAATGGTTGAGAGAGAAGCATACACGCATTCGAATCCAAAAATATTAATGAAAGTCCCCCCCTGTGAACTAATTGATATTCCGGTCATAGCAACCACTTGTGCCGACGGGCCTGAAAAAGTAGATTGGCTTCACATAGTTGGCTTCGACTCCGAAAACAGTCTTATCAATCAAAACGAAAACCTCGAATTATTAAAAAGCATTTTACCCTATTGTTTTCTGGATAACTTACATTATCAGCCTTACTACTTCTATGAAACAAAAGAACACAAAGAAGATGAAATGCAAACCTTGCCTTTTTTCATCATTACTTCCGAGTACCTTTTACAGTTAAACTACGATTTTAAATCCGCTTTATTGACCAAAAACTCCAAAATAATAGAATATTACACCGATGAATTTTTCCGCATCCAAAAAAACACATTACCCTTGAGCACTCGGAAAGATAACGCAATTTCCATCGTCCAATACTTCATCGATATTTTACAAAGCAGCAACGGTTCAATTTGCTTTTATGAACACAGCCCGAATTTTTCCTGTGTCATGGATGAAGCCTTTGTCCGCCGAAGGATACGGGAAGACATGATCAATCGCGACCAGGTCGTTGAAAATGTTGCCGTCCGATTCAATCTCATACGTAACCGGCGTGAAAAGTTCCATACCTACTTTACCCTGGATGGTTTAAACAAATTCTGTCAAACAGGTGTGGTCGTCAATACAATCCCCAAATACGATCTTCCTTATTCGATAGAGGATCGTTTATACCTGTTGAACCATTTTATTGAAGAAGCTGAAAAGCGTACTATATGTGCCAGATTATTAACTCCGTCAATGTCGGATATCTCTGAATCTATTTCGATAACCAGCTTTGGCAGAGATGGCTTAAACATTGCCGCCTATAATTTGCCCGATGAGGAAATGAGAGCGTCCTATATTACTGAGGCAAATTTAACAGCCGCCTTCCAAGATTATCTGCTCTGGCTGGAGGGAACCGATCTTATATTATCCGAAGAGGAAAGTATTAAAATTCTCAGAACTTCAAGAGATAACTTAACAATGAGGAAGCAATAA
- a CDS encoding amidase (catalyzes the hydrolysis of a monocarboxylic acid amid to form a monocarboxylate and ammonia): protein MEILKLTLKELRSALDEGKITTSELVHFYLDRVAKLNHEGANINAILELNPELELLAQAKDHERKIGKAKGALHGIPVLVKDNIDTFDMMHTSAGSLALKNHYASKDAFVAHKLKEAGAIIFGKANMTEWANFMTRNMRNGYSSRGGQVLNPYGPNVFDVSGSSAGSAAGVASRMVPVAVGTETSGSVLSPANMNSLVGIKPTVGLVSRTGIIPIMFSQDTAGPLAICVEDAAYLLNSMIGIDENDSATLSAEGHFESDYTKFINPTGLQGKRLGFVTQMNERLTPEKLEVMERVRKEMSENGAEVIMISDIPGLLELNKKPWYASSTMSFEFKPALNKYLSTVEPHLPVHHLTDVICFNQQNAEQCLKYGQIHFIESQSRSGSLSESEYIEDRKADLKYSREMGIDWALGKYKVDALVFPASSVASIAAKAGYPSIAIPAGYLEGGEPFGISMTAGAWQEGLLIEIASGYESATHHRNDPECAKF, encoded by the coding sequence ATGGAAATATTAAAATTAACACTGAAGGAATTACGCAGCGCACTGGATGAAGGAAAAATTACTACATCAGAGCTGGTTCATTTTTACTTGGACCGGGTTGCCAAATTGAATCATGAGGGTGCCAATATCAACGCTATTTTGGAATTAAATCCTGAGCTTGAACTTTTGGCTCAGGCAAAGGATCACGAAAGAAAAATTGGCAAAGCAAAAGGTGCCTTGCACGGGATTCCGGTTTTAGTTAAAGATAACATTGATACTTTCGATATGATGCACACCTCGGCAGGTTCACTGGCACTGAAGAATCATTATGCTTCTAAGGATGCTTTCGTTGCGCATAAGTTAAAGGAAGCGGGCGCTATCATATTTGGCAAAGCGAACATGACCGAGTGGGCAAATTTTATGACCCGGAATATGCGAAATGGATATAGTTCACGTGGCGGACAGGTTTTGAACCCTTATGGTCCCAATGTTTTCGACGTCAGCGGTTCCAGTGCAGGTTCAGCGGCAGGAGTCGCTTCTCGAATGGTTCCGGTTGCAGTCGGAACTGAAACAAGCGGATCGGTGCTCAGTCCTGCGAATATGAACAGTTTGGTTGGCATTAAACCAACCGTCGGTTTGGTTAGTCGTACAGGGATTATTCCGATTATGTTTAGTCAGGATACGGCAGGTCCGTTAGCCATTTGTGTTGAAGACGCCGCTTATTTGCTGAATTCAATGATTGGCATCGATGAGAATGATTCAGCTACCTTGAGTGCGGAAGGTCATTTTGAGAGTGATTATACGAAATTTATTAATCCGACCGGTTTACAGGGTAAACGCTTAGGGTTTGTTACTCAAATGAATGAGCGGCTCACTCCGGAGAAACTGGAAGTCATGGAACGTGTCAGAAAAGAAATGAGCGAAAACGGCGCTGAGGTAATTATGATCTCGGATATTCCGGGGCTTCTGGAACTCAATAAGAAGCCGTGGTATGCCAGCAGTACAATGAGCTTTGAATTTAAACCGGCTTTGAATAAGTATTTGTCAACTGTGGAACCTCATTTACCCGTGCATCATCTGACTGATGTGATCTGTTTTAATCAGCAGAATGCTGAGCAGTGCTTAAAATATGGACAAATTCATTTTATTGAATCACAGTCCCGAAGCGGTTCTTTGTCGGAGAGCGAATACATCGAAGACCGGAAAGCGGATCTCAAATACAGTCGGGAAATGGGAATCGATTGGGCTTTGGGGAAATACAAAGTAGATGCGCTTGTTTTCCCGGCTTCCAGTGTAGCTTCTATTGCTGCCAAAGCGGGCTACCCATCCATAGCAATACCAGCCGGATACTTAGAGGGCGGTGAACCTTTTGGCATCTCAATGACAGCCGGAGCATGGCAGGAAGGTCTGTTAATTGAAATTGCCTCGGGATATGAATCTGCAACACATCATCGTAACGATCCCGAGTGTGCGAAGTTTTGA
- a CDS encoding DUF4352 domain-containing protein, with the protein MPYRKFALLLLLTCLFLTACQPVAPTEKRPGGKTITAAAEETIHTAFFAYSVDQVLVSRTLHNYLPQAEDALLLSLDLTVRNEGEEIVPMDYSDFLLLWQEGDQTVSAYPLQLFCDTQFPDSYRLAASEQRSGQLIYQVPKTIDRFILRYQEVYADDYLGNIYEVLLTLPD; encoded by the coding sequence ATGCCATATAGAAAATTCGCTCTGCTCTTGCTGCTTACTTGTTTGTTTCTCACCGCCTGTCAACCTGTGGCGCCGACAGAAAAACGGCCCGGCGGCAAAACCATCACGGCTGCCGCCGAAGAGACGATTCATACTGCTTTCTTTGCTTATTCTGTCGATCAGGTATTGGTTTCGCGCACGCTGCACAATTATCTGCCGCAAGCAGAGGACGCCCTCTTGCTTTCTCTGGATCTAACAGTCCGCAACGAAGGAGAAGAAATTGTGCCGATGGACTACAGTGATTTTCTCTTATTATGGCAGGAAGGCGATCAAACCGTCAGCGCTTACCCATTACAGCTCTTCTGTGATACGCAATTTCCCGACAGCTACCGTTTAGCCGCTTCCGAGCAGCGCAGCGGCCAACTGATTTATCAGGTTCCCAAAACAATTGACCGTTTCATCCTGCGCTATCAGGAAGTCTATGCCGACGATTATCTCGGCAACATCTATGAGGTTTTGCTTACGCTGCCCGATTGA
- a CDS encoding MATE family efflux transporter codes for MSDNTQAKHLRGDLTEGSITKKLLIFSLPMIAGNLISQLYNVVDTIVVGNFVSSDAVAAVSASFPLMMLFNSLFFGISIGASIVVAQNYGAKRLETVNKTINTAFTLIYIAGALITVAGLALSRPMLELLGTPANIIGDSTTYLAIIFAGTLGNIAYNVGGGILRGMGDSRYPLIFLSVAAVLNILLDLLFVVVFHWAVAGVAIATLISHFVSGALVHIRINSGAYPVHVSPKSMRIDKPLAKTILRLGVPSAIQNVAMSLGSVVIQSFANGFGSNYIAANAIVQKVDGFVVIPMMSFGMALSTFVGQNVGARRLDRAHDAINTALRIIVGFGLVLGVILWFFGGNVMRIFTDNQNVLSIAGQGIRILAFFYFIMGLNQNLSGAMRGAGASYAPMAVSILGNLLRIPVAYFIAVRPQNQYGLFWAMVFSIIMQFVMLFGYYRTGHWKTQGVIKDEEKPAIEIM; via the coding sequence ATGAGTGACAACACTCAGGCAAAGCACTTACGCGGCGATTTAACCGAGGGCAGCATCACCAAAAAATTGCTGATTTTTTCTCTGCCGATGATTGCCGGCAATCTGATCTCACAGCTCTACAATGTAGTTGATACCATCGTGGTAGGCAATTTTGTCAGCTCTGATGCAGTCGCTGCCGTCAGCGCCAGCTTTCCGCTGATGATGCTGTTCAATAGCTTATTCTTCGGTATTTCCATTGGTGCCAGTATTGTTGTTGCTCAAAATTATGGGGCCAAGCGTTTGGAAACCGTCAATAAAACCATCAATACTGCCTTTACTTTAATTTATATCGCCGGTGCGCTCATCACGGTCGCCGGTTTGGCTTTATCCAGACCGATGTTGGAATTATTGGGAACGCCAGCCAATATCATAGGCGATTCCACAACTTATTTAGCCATTATTTTTGCCGGCACGCTGGGTAATATCGCCTACAATGTTGGCGGCGGCATCTTACGCGGCATGGGTGATTCCCGTTATCCGCTGATCTTTCTCAGCGTTGCCGCCGTGCTGAATATTCTTCTGGATCTGCTCTTTGTTGTTGTTTTTCATTGGGCTGTGGCCGGTGTGGCCATCGCTACCCTCATCTCGCACTTTGTTTCAGGCGCCTTGGTGCATATCCGCATCAATTCCGGCGCTTATCCGGTCCATGTTTCTCCCAAAAGTATGCGGATTGACAAACCGCTGGCTAAAACCATCCTGCGTCTTGGTGTCCCCTCCGCCATTCAGAACGTCGCCATGTCTTTGGGATCTGTTGTCATCCAGTCATTCGCCAACGGATTTGGTTCCAACTATATCGCCGCCAATGCGATAGTGCAGAAGGTTGATGGTTTTGTCGTCATCCCTATGATGTCTTTCGGTATGGCTTTGAGTACCTTTGTCGGGCAGAATGTGGGTGCCCGCAGGCTCGACCGGGCTCATGATGCGATCAATACCGCTCTTCGTATCATTGTCGGTTTTGGTCTTGTCCTGGGTGTTATCCTCTGGTTTTTTGGCGGCAATGTGATGCGCATTTTCACCGACAATCAAAATGTACTCAGCATTGCCGGGCAGGGTATTCGTATTCTCGCTTTCTTCTATTTCATCATGGGTCTCAATCAGAATTTGAGCGGCGCCATGCGCGGCGCCGGCGCCTCCTATGCGCCGATGGCCGTTTCCATCCTCGGTAATCTCTTAAGGATCCCGGTGGCTTATTTCATTGCCGTACGGCCGCAGAACCAATATGGTTTGTTCTGGGCGATGGTCTTCTCCATAATCATGCAGTTTGTTATGCTCTTCGGCTACTATCGCACCGGACACTGGAAAACGCAGGGAGTGATTAAAGACGAAGAAAAACCCGCGATTGAGATTATGTAG
- a CDS encoding metal-sensing transcriptional repressor: MKADRSEVSTLLKTARGQIDGILKMVEEDRYCIDISNQVLATVSILNKTNKAIIKAHLGSCVRQAVAEGNDQEKIDEILALLDKLTR; encoded by the coding sequence ATGAAAGCCGATCGATCTGAAGTCAGTACTTTGCTTAAAACGGCCCGCGGCCAAATCGACGGCATCCTGAAAATGGTGGAAGAAGATCGCTACTGCATCGATATTTCTAACCAAGTCCTGGCTACCGTCTCCATCCTGAATAAAACCAACAAAGCGATCATCAAAGCCCATTTGGGCAGCTGTGTCCGTCAGGCGGTGGCGGAAGGCAACGATCAGGAAAAAATCGATGAAATCCTGGCGCTGCTGGATAAATTGACGCGCTGA
- a CDS encoding heavy metal translocating P-type ATPase has protein sequence MKQKFNITGMTCSACSAHIEKSLSKTDGVRQIAVNLLANNMQIDYDETKLSEQDISRLVEDAGYTAAPATKAKALPESAAPRENLSAKEAQEKKRQFFSSLIFLLPLLYITMAKMLGLPFPSFFSGMPNLLPFVFTQFLLSLPIVYFNRNYFITGFKTLWHRSPNMDSLIAVGSSAALLYGIYAIYQIGFALGSGNHETAMQFAMDLYFESAATILTLITMGKWLEARSKSRTSEAISKLMDLTPKTATVLRDGLETEISVSDVVPGDIVIVRPGQSVPVDGIITEGNSAVDEAALTGESMPVEKQTGDKLIAATVNKNGYLQFRATRVGDDTTLAQIIRLVEEASSSKAPISKLADKVSGIFVPTVMAISLLATLVWLLLGYPFDFALSIGIAVLVISCPCALGLATPVAIMVGTGKGAENGILIKSAEALEMAHTIDTVILDKTGTVTEGKPRVTDFLTLGSVSSEELLQKAAAVEAKSEHPLAEAILLLSKEKGISIPNAADFQVIPGQGISAVVNGKTVSAGNLKMMQTLAIETAELVSQADAFAEDGKTPLYFAEDHRLLGIIAAADVVKPTSTAAIAALKKLGIDVIMLTGDNQRTAAAIQRKTGIDRVVAEVLPQDKELEIRKLQAQGKVVAMIGDGINDAPALARADVGIAIGAGTDVAIESADIVLMKSDLLDAVTAIELSKAVIRNIKQNLFWAFFYNILGIPLAAGVFYSLLGWKLNPMFAAAAMSFSSVSVVTNALRLKLFRPQLVARQLTAENSEAPAKSEPLFVQNIDRVLKIKENEKGVFIMTKKMIIEGMSCMHCVGRVEKALNAIAGVSAQVDLASKTAVITLSAPIDDAVLIAAVSKAGYEVVSLV, from the coding sequence ATGAAACAAAAATTCAATATCACGGGCATGACCTGCTCTGCCTGTTCGGCCCATATCGAAAAAAGTTTAAGCAAAACGGATGGCGTGCGTCAGATCGCGGTCAATCTGCTCGCCAACAATATGCAGATCGATTATGATGAAACCAAATTATCGGAGCAGGATATTTCCCGTCTGGTGGAAGATGCCGGTTATACTGCCGCACCTGCCACAAAGGCAAAAGCCCTGCCGGAAAGCGCTGCCCCGCGGGAAAATCTTTCCGCCAAAGAAGCGCAGGAAAAAAAGCGGCAATTCTTCTCTTCTCTGATTTTCTTGCTGCCTCTGCTCTACATCACCATGGCAAAAATGCTGGGATTGCCCTTCCCCTCATTCTTCAGCGGGATGCCCAATCTTTTACCGTTTGTCTTCACGCAGTTTTTGCTGAGCCTGCCGATTGTCTACTTCAATCGGAATTACTTTATCACCGGTTTTAAGACCCTATGGCATCGCTCTCCCAACATGGATTCCCTGATCGCTGTCGGTTCCTCCGCCGCCCTGCTTTATGGCATCTATGCCATCTATCAAATCGGTTTCGCGCTTGGCAGCGGCAATCACGAAACCGCCATGCAGTTTGCCATGGATCTCTATTTTGAATCGGCCGCCACCATCCTGACCTTGATCACCATGGGCAAATGGCTGGAAGCCCGCTCCAAGAGCAGAACCTCCGAAGCCATTTCTAAACTGATGGATCTGACTCCCAAGACAGCCACCGTGCTGCGCGACGGGTTGGAAACAGAGATCTCCGTCTCCGATGTGGTTCCCGGCGATATCGTCATTGTTCGCCCGGGACAAAGCGTGCCGGTGGACGGTATCATCACGGAAGGCAATTCCGCCGTGGACGAAGCGGCTCTGACCGGTGAAAGCATGCCGGTGGAAAAGCAAACCGGCGATAAGCTGATCGCGGCCACGGTCAATAAAAACGGTTATCTGCAGTTCCGCGCCACCCGGGTGGGCGACGATACCACCCTGGCCCAGATTATCCGTCTGGTGGAAGAAGCAAGTTCCTCCAAAGCGCCGATTTCCAAACTGGCCGATAAGGTGTCCGGCATTTTTGTGCCGACCGTCATGGCCATCTCGCTCTTAGCAACGCTTGTTTGGCTGCTGCTGGGCTATCCCTTTGATTTTGCTCTCTCCATCGGTATTGCCGTTTTGGTCATCTCCTGTCCCTGCGCTTTGGGTTTGGCCACGCCGGTCGCCATCATGGTCGGTACCGGCAAGGGCGCCGAAAACGGTATCCTGATCAAATCGGCGGAAGCGCTGGAAATGGCTCATACGATCGATACCGTCATCCTGGATAAAACCGGCACTGTCACGGAAGGGAAACCGAGAGTGACCGACTTTTTGACCTTAGGTTCTGTCAGCAGCGAAGAATTGTTGCAGAAAGCGGCTGCCGTAGAAGCAAAATCCGAACATCCCCTGGCTGAAGCCATTCTGCTCTTAAGCAAAGAAAAAGGAATTTCAATCCCCAATGCCGCCGATTTTCAAGTCATCCCCGGTCAGGGGATCAGCGCTGTTGTCAACGGCAAAACGGTTTCTGCGGGCAACTTAAAAATGATGCAGACCTTAGCGATTGAAACGGCGGAACTGGTCTCGCAGGCCGATGCCTTCGCGGAAGATGGCAAAACCCCGCTCTACTTCGCGGAAGATCACCGGCTGCTCGGCATCATCGCCGCAGCCGATGTGGTCAAACCCACCAGCACAGCGGCGATTGCCGCCTTGAAAAAACTGGGTATCGACGTGATCATGCTGACCGGCGACAATCAAAGAACGGCCGCTGCCATCCAACGTAAAACCGGCATCGACCGGGTCGTAGCGGAAGTCCTGCCGCAGGATAAAGAACTGGAAATCCGTAAACTGCAAGCGCAAGGCAAAGTGGTGGCCATGATCGGCGACGGCATCAACGATGCCCCTGCTTTGGCGCGAGCCGATGTGGGTATCGCCATTGGAGCCGGTACCGATGTCGCCATCGAATCGGCCGATATCGTGCTGATGAAAAGCGATCTCTTGGATGCAGTCACCGCCATCGAATTAAGCAAAGCCGTGATCCGCAATATCAAACAAAATTTATTCTGGGCTTTCTTCTATAACATTCTCGGAATTCCTCTGGCTGCCGGTGTCTTTTACAGCCTTTTGGGCTGGAAACTGAACCCGATGTTTGCTGCCGCAGCCATGAGTTTCAGTTCCGTCAGTGTTGTGACCAATGCGCTTCGTCTCAAGTTGTTCCGACCGCAGCTGGTCGCACGGCAACTGACCGCAGAAAACAGCGAAGCCCCGGCGAAGTCAGAACCTCTGTTTGTGCAGAACATTGACAGAGTGCTGAAGATAAAAGAAAATGAAAAAGGAGTGTTCATCATGACCAAAAAAATGATAATTGAAGGCATGAGTTGCATGCATTGTGTCGGCAGAGTAGAAAAGGCGCTGAATGCGATTGCCGGTGTGTCCGCTCAAGTGGATCTGGCCAGTAAAACCGCCGTCATCACCCTTTCCGCCCCCATTGATGATGCTGTCTTAATAGCCGCCGTCAGCAAAGCCGGTTATGAAGTTGTCTCTCTGGTTTAG
- a CDS encoding Na+-transporting methylmalonyl-CoA/oxaloacetate decarboxylase subunit beta gives MKVYYDASLWRKKKGTRGLPQKINWQFEHAGHTHWIPVIYRFPRGIVFDLITFLDEAKLAEFVAKYENIDDKLTPLLRRCAEQEHPYQPLHWQEIWLNGQKAEQNDTSSSRLCVPWQQEDDLLLPQRKAYASILRQHRCFACTRVCLPYPKTKSLWQKLARGLRLNRIQELRLVTLPEQWFSLLELKFDITAAPESRTVCFTHPTTGVRHTLYYREPQEIEIPFGNQGMRNFYAFQGSYEIEPALPAADSLQFGSDSQLMKSIQQAGNPEGAAAIGIIGGAADPGCLLLTAERQRSRGPHGLPLYACLSAPSLKKDPVAHFVLEGINTIKTPSQTYRLQ, from the coding sequence ATGAAAGTATATTATGATGCCAGTCTGTGGCGCAAGAAAAAAGGGACGCGCGGATTGCCGCAGAAAATCAATTGGCAATTTGAACATGCCGGTCATACGCATTGGATTCCGGTCATCTACCGCTTCCCTCGGGGTATCGTGTTTGATTTGATTACCTTTCTGGATGAAGCAAAGCTTGCCGAGTTCGTCGCCAAGTACGAAAATATCGATGACAAGCTGACTCCCTTACTGCGCCGCTGCGCCGAACAGGAGCATCCGTACCAACCGCTGCATTGGCAGGAAATCTGGCTCAACGGGCAAAAAGCAGAACAGAATGATACCTCCTCCAGCCGTCTCTGCGTTCCCTGGCAGCAGGAGGATGATCTACTGCTGCCGCAACGGAAAGCTTATGCCTCAATTTTGCGGCAGCACCGCTGCTTTGCCTGTACGCGCGTTTGTCTGCCCTATCCAAAAACCAAATCTTTATGGCAAAAATTGGCGCGCGGACTGCGGCTGAACCGAATTCAGGAGCTGCGGCTGGTCACCCTGCCGGAGCAATGGTTTTCTCTGCTGGAGCTAAAATTCGATATCACCGCCGCGCCGGAAAGCAGAACCGTTTGTTTTACCCACCCGACCACCGGTGTCCGGCACACGCTCTATTACCGGGAACCGCAGGAGATTGAAATCCCTTTTGGCAATCAGGGCATGCGCAATTTTTACGCCTTTCAGGGCTCCTATGAAATCGAACCGGCTTTGCCTGCCGCCGACAGTCTGCAGTTTGGCAGCGACAGCCAATTGATGAAATCGATTCAGCAAGCAGGCAACCCGGAAGGAGCCGCTGCAATCGGGATCATCGGCGGCGCCGCTGATCCTGGCTGCCTTCTGCTCACAGCCGAAAGGCAGCGTTCCCGCGGTCCGCATGGTTTGCCGCTCTATGCCTGCCTTTCTGCTCCCAGCCTGAAAAAAGACCCCGTTGCCCATTTTGTACTGGAAGGGATCAACACGATCAAAACACCCAGTCAAACTTATCGCCTCCAATGA
- a CDS encoding DUF4127 family protein, with translation MNHPLRKFLVLTGYLLCASLFLSNCGLIPHAVASNPGKIAYVPLDNRPCNKERMIMAAKATGFDLLLPEEDLYATVLDGQPKNCNGTQYGDREALLDWIWKQDQAGCDFYVISFDQMMSGGLVQSRIMSDADLSEENAIIDSLTALAKKNRVIILSTLTRLAYSTPGYQGATTDDYYALYYYNLIPRPTLSGSELTIDNIIKNYRNKADGSKITADDLAAFGGYLTDEMIDNIVAVRERKLRLLCRMIQAASNGNLYYYIGIDDASSSASVQTSEIAFIKSLIHENGSIFSGADELAIMSLAKLSCEKYAAAVTANVFYFGGRADGIADFFDVNTLQENIEYHLSSAGCSVAADHSGEIDILVLTQPDRPDMESQSITDLIEKAKYNTEQQIPTIILDASTGTNDGNPAFGLNLVNKVNLAEIIGYSNWNTTGNRIGFSVGFGLARYNYLKNEAKPTGSASEGFLKYAAFQYIEDLAYCSTGRNYMSELINRDGNSNNFYPGASDLWIHKINGALEKAVMDGTGGASGSNIIANLNSGSYIVSLYDQYTEVSVKSFAEISVSGFRFPWYRSFEMTFEVDLTNLPSLKLQTA, from the coding sequence ATGAACCATCCTCTGCGTAAGTTTCTGGTTCTGACCGGATACCTGCTCTGTGCAAGTCTGTTTTTATCAAACTGCGGACTCATACCGCATGCCGTCGCTTCGAACCCCGGCAAAATCGCATATGTTCCGCTGGATAACAGACCCTGCAACAAAGAAAGAATGATCATGGCGGCCAAAGCCACCGGTTTTGATCTTCTGCTGCCTGAAGAAGATCTCTATGCAACCGTGCTGGATGGGCAGCCCAAGAATTGCAATGGGACGCAATACGGCGACCGGGAAGCACTGCTTGACTGGATCTGGAAGCAGGACCAGGCAGGCTGTGATTTTTATGTGATCTCTTTCGACCAGATGATGTCCGGCGGATTGGTTCAGTCACGCATCATGAGTGATGCCGATCTCAGTGAAGAAAATGCCATCATCGACTCCCTGACTGCCTTGGCGAAAAAAAATCGCGTAATCATTTTAAGCACCCTGACGCGTCTGGCTTATTCTACTCCGGGATATCAGGGCGCTACCACCGACGATTATTACGCGCTGTATTACTATAATCTGATACCTCGTCCGACCCTGAGCGGCTCTGAACTGACAATCGATAATATCATCAAAAACTATCGGAACAAAGCCGATGGCAGCAAAATCACCGCAGACGATCTTGCAGCCTTCGGAGGATACCTGACCGATGAGATGATCGACAATATCGTTGCTGTGCGCGAACGTAAGCTGCGGCTGCTCTGTCGGATGATTCAGGCAGCAAGCAACGGCAATTTATATTATTACATTGGAATCGATGACGCCAGCAGCAGCGCCTCTGTCCAGACCAGCGAGATTGCATTCATCAAATCGCTTATCCATGAGAATGGCTCCATTTTTTCCGGCGCAGATGAACTGGCCATTATGTCGCTTGCCAAATTGAGTTGCGAAAAATATGCCGCGGCAGTAACGGCAAATGTCTTTTATTTCGGCGGCCGGGCAGACGGGATCGCCGACTTCTTTGATGTCAATACACTGCAAGAAAACATCGAGTATCATCTTAGCAGCGCAGGCTGTAGCGTTGCTGCTGATCACAGCGGTGAAATCGATATTCTGGTCTTGACGCAGCCGGACAGGCCGGACATGGAAAGCCAATCTATCACAGATTTAATCGAAAAAGCAAAATACAATACCGAACAGCAGATTCCAACCATCATTCTGGATGCATCGACCGGAACCAACGACGGAAATCCGGCGTTCGGGTTGAACTTGGTCAATAAGGTCAACCTGGCAGAAATCATTGGTTACAGCAACTGGAACACTACCGGCAACCGGATCGGCTTTTCAGTCGGGTTTGGCCTGGCACGCTATAATTACCTGAAAAATGAAGCAAAGCCGACAGGCAGTGCGTCCGAAGGTTTTCTGAAATATGCCGCCTTCCAATATATCGAGGACCTTGCTTATTGCAGCACCGGCAGAAACTACATGTCAGAATTGATCAACAGGGACGGCAACAGCAATAATTTCTACCCCGGCGCCAGCGATTTATGGATTCATAAAATCAACGGTGCGTTGGAAAAAGCTGTGATGGATGGCACAGGCGGCGCTTCCGGCAGCAATATCATCGCGAACTTAAACTCGGGCAGTTACATTGTTTCATTATATGATCAATATACGGAAGTCAGCGTGAAATCCTTCGCTGAAATTTCCGTTTCCGGTTTCCGCTTTCCCTGGTATCGCAGCTTCGAAATGACATTTGAGGTTGATCTTACCAATCTACCGTCTCTCAAGCTGCAAACGGCATGA